The Candidatus Rhabdochlamydia sp. T3358 genome includes a region encoding these proteins:
- the nhaD gene encoding sodium:proton antiporter NhaD: MECFLIVVVFALGYLAIILEYYIRVNKTAVALLIGVICWTIYMACKNSSDLYSLGHHVSEISQIIFFLIGAMTLVELIDSHRGFKIVTDRLRTRSKRKMLWVISVASFFLSAVLDNLTTTILIVSLLRKLIPDRKERFLMVCIVVVAANAGGAWTPIGDVTTTMLWINGQLSSFSVIKALIIPSIISLLIPLIWYSLRLKGRFASADLQKVEPAEPGAKVVFCLGIGGLVFVPIFKGLTGLPPFMGVILALALLWIVTDLMHYPHEERKHLRVPHVLTRVDTSGVLFFLGILLSVAALQSAGMLKIVAEWLNKTIDNPALIATLLGIFSAIIDNVPLVAATMGMYPLEVFPMDSSFWHMIAYAAGTGGSILIIGSSAGVAIMGIEKIDFLSYAKKMSIPVGVGYLAGMASYLILRPFLA; the protein is encoded by the coding sequence ATGGAATGTTTTCTGATTGTAGTTGTTTTTGCCTTGGGGTATTTAGCAATTATTTTAGAGTATTATATCAGAGTAAATAAAACAGCTGTTGCACTGCTTATCGGCGTCATTTGTTGGACGATTTATATGGCATGCAAAAATTCGTCTGACTTATATAGTTTGGGTCATCACGTTTCAGAGATTTCACAAATTATCTTCTTTTTAATCGGAGCTATGACGTTAGTAGAGCTTATTGATTCTCATCGTGGCTTTAAGATAGTTACAGACCGATTAAGGACAAGATCTAAAAGAAAAATGTTATGGGTCATTTCAGTCGCTTCATTTTTCCTCTCTGCTGTTCTTGATAATCTAACTACAACTATTTTAATAGTGTCCTTATTACGTAAATTAATCCCTGATAGAAAAGAGAGATTCTTAATGGTTTGCATTGTCGTAGTTGCTGCAAACGCAGGGGGTGCTTGGACACCAATTGGAGATGTTACAACTACAATGCTCTGGATCAACGGTCAGCTTTCTAGTTTTTCTGTGATAAAAGCCTTAATTATCCCATCGATAATCTCGCTGCTCATTCCTCTTATTTGGTATTCTTTAAGATTAAAGGGAAGATTTGCTTCAGCTGATCTACAAAAAGTAGAACCTGCTGAACCTGGAGCCAAGGTTGTCTTTTGTTTAGGAATAGGAGGTTTGGTTTTTGTTCCTATTTTTAAAGGGCTAACAGGGCTTCCTCCTTTCATGGGGGTGATTTTAGCTTTAGCTCTTTTATGGATTGTTACAGACCTAATGCACTATCCGCATGAGGAAAGAAAGCATTTGAGGGTACCTCATGTGCTTACTCGAGTAGATACTTCAGGGGTATTGTTTTTTTTAGGGATTTTACTATCTGTAGCAGCATTGCAATCTGCTGGGATGCTAAAAATTGTAGCAGAGTGGTTAAATAAAACAATTGATAACCCAGCCTTGATTGCTACTTTACTAGGCATTTTTTCTGCAATCATAGACAACGTTCCTTTAGTCGCAGCTACAATGGGCATGTATCCTTTGGAAGTATTTCCAATGGATTCTTCTTTTTGGCATATGATTGCTTATGCAGCTGGCACAGGAGGAAGTATTTTAATCATTGGTTCATCAGCAGGTGTTGCTATTATGGGCATCGAAAAGATTGATTTTCTCTCTTATGCTAAAAAAATGAGTATTCCTGTGGGTGTGGGCTACTTGGCAGGGATGGCAAGTTATTTAATTCTCAGGCCCTTTTTAGCTTAA